One window of Theropithecus gelada isolate Dixy chromosome 4, Tgel_1.0, whole genome shotgun sequence genomic DNA carries:
- the CCDC167 gene encoding coiled-coil domain-containing protein 167 isoform X3 → MTKKKRENLGVALEIDGLEEKLSQCRKDLEAVNSRLHSQELSPEARRSLEKEKNSLMSKASNYEKELKFLRQENRKNMLLSVAIFILLTLVYAYWTM, encoded by the exons ATGACTAAAAAGAAGCGGGAGAATCTGGGCGTCGCTCTAGAG ATCGATGGACTAGAGGAGAAGCTGTCCCAGTGTCGGAAAGACCTGGAGGCCGTGAACTCCAGGCTCCACAGCCAGGAGCTGAGCCCAGAGGCCAG GAGGTCcctggagaaggagaaaaacagccTAATGAGCAAAGCCTCCAACTACG AGAAGGAACTGAAGTTTCTTCGGCAAGAGAACCGGAAGAACATGCTGCTCTCTGTGGCCATCTTCATCCTCCTGACCCTCGTCTATGCCTACTGGACTATGTGA
- the CCDC167 gene encoding coiled-coil domain-containing protein 167 isoform X2, translating into MTKKKRENLGVALEIDGLEEKLSQCRKDLEAVNSRLHSQELSPEARRSLEKEKNSLMSKASNYEKELKFLRQENRKNMLLSVAIFILLTLVYAYWTIRTSS; encoded by the exons ATGACTAAAAAGAAGCGGGAGAATCTGGGCGTCGCTCTAGAG ATCGATGGACTAGAGGAGAAGCTGTCCCAGTGTCGGAAAGACCTGGAGGCCGTGAACTCCAGGCTCCACAGCCAGGAGCTGAGCCCAGAGGCCAG GAGGTCcctggagaaggagaaaaacagccTAATGAGCAAAGCCTCCAACTACG AGAAGGAACTGAAGTTTCTTCGGCAAGAGAACCGGAAGAACATGCTGCTCTCTGTGGCCATCTTCATCCTCCTGACCCTCGTCTATGCCTACTGGACTAT AAGAACTTCTTCTTGA
- the CCDC167 gene encoding coiled-coil domain-containing protein 167 isoform X1, whose product MTKKKRENLGVALEIDGLEEKLSQCRKDLEAVNSRLHSQELSPEARRSLEKEKNSLMSKASNYGKKVPFSYQPQPPVPRARKGQKPKGPDKAAGSKGVLWEGARPQRLQTPLLGPAACGRAGLLLCSKGG is encoded by the exons ATGACTAAAAAGAAGCGGGAGAATCTGGGCGTCGCTCTAGAG ATCGATGGACTAGAGGAGAAGCTGTCCCAGTGTCGGAAAGACCTGGAGGCCGTGAACTCCAGGCTCCACAGCCAGGAGCTGAGCCCAGAGGCCAG GAGGTCcctggagaaggagaaaaacagccTAATGAGCAAAGCCTCCAACTACGGTAAGAAAGTTCCTTTCAGTTACCAGCCCCAGCCTCCAGTCCCCAGAGCCAGGAAGGGTCAGAAGCCCAAGGGGCCTGACAAGGCAGCAGGGAGCAAGGGGGTTCTTTGGGAGGGAGCCCGCCCCCAGAGGCTGCAGACACCCCTGCTAGGCCCAGCAGCCTGTGGGAGAGCGGGTTTGTTGCTTTGTTCTAAGGGAGGATGA